The following proteins are encoded in a genomic region of Hydra vulgaris chromosome 05, alternate assembly HydraT2T_AEP:
- the LOC136080326 gene encoding tigger transposable element-derived protein 4-like has protein sequence MFIGVKSIPCRYRAQPKSWMSAELFEEWVKEIDRKFSFQKRKIPLIVDNCSAHPNVQKLDWVELIFLPPNTTLITQPMDQGVNRSLKAKYRLLTVKKQIAALEKENKMLKFSILIAMFMLTKAWNSIPDQTFINCFKKSVISLEAVEQLVNDANDLFCDLDVDETVMENIDFDVCIANKSSDEDIIAEVSEHDAIEIEEESDDCALVFLTMLQNQV, from the coding sequence ATGTTTATAGGTGTGAAAAGTATTCCTTGTCGCTATCGGGCCCAACCAAAAAGTTGGATGTCGGCAGAATTATTTGAGGAGTGGGTTAAAGAAATTGACCGAAAGTTTAGTTTTCAGAAAAGGAAAATTCCTTTAATTGTAGATAATTGTTCTGCTCATCCTAACGTGCAGAAACTTGATTGGGTGGAGCTTATCTTTCTTCCACCGAATACAACTTTGATCACCCAACCTATGGATCAAGGAGTTAACCGATCTCTTAAAGCCAAATATCGCTTGCTTACTGTGAAAAAGCAAATTGCTGCCTTAGAAAAAGAGAACAAGATGCTTAAGTTTTCTATCTTAATTGCTATGTTTATGCTAACAAAAGCATGGAATTCCATTCCTGATCAAACCTtcataaattgtttcaaaaaatcagTAATATCATTAGAAGCAGTAGAACAGCTTGTAAATGATGCTAATGACCTTTTCTGTGACTTAGATGTAGACGAGACTGTAATGGAAAACATAGATTTCGATGTTTGCATTGCCAACAAATCATCAGATGAGGACATCATTGCAGAAGTTTCTGAGCATGATGCTATTGAAATTGAAGAGGAATCCGATGATTGTGCGTTAGTGTTTCTGACAATGCTACAAAACCAAGTCTGA